One Phragmites australis chromosome 23, lpPhrAust1.1, whole genome shotgun sequence DNA window includes the following coding sequences:
- the LOC133905855 gene encoding uncharacterized protein LOC133905855 isoform X3 — MDAVAFPPPPAPFRDDDVDFGDFTFATKPAPQQPLADPRPATFAAFDDDWGDFVASPIGSNQDASAQPTSTASSWERPRGPLPLSLFGADDHVEDGREEEGPAGPPTTTTAHQRAPSSADGSRPADLKDLIAGLYGSQPPSAAGAVDAGAREGAEDDDGFGDDGWEFKAATASPAGQDGGGRAHGDGIEKMEDITRSLGSDHEDWSSFTSVDEKSNHVQTTDLIGTHESTEECVKASRCSPASNAAILNLYKESELADANHIAQSSAESVQSSSDLFSNNEMNSSFETDENHSIRSTSDSSLIEFYHRLREESLTVISRHMKDLKKSSMLFDENSKATEIGREIQEIYDKLKNYSLPEGFCTEECPLRDVCTTELVNSIKDEHLKDFEQEYRLVEKIARAMEDTNVALELYKHSVSTLHTLGLASKEEQCDYVGAWYNMLLSCAQELHHGVALWQQSCQANVCNRVISEVAIMLVFTGAHSFIALGEIYRVAQILYFSLQCFKPWVLADPGMLSKMLSCLDSCSNAWTSGLETALQMVADSNCVDAPVAKALMESIKNINELEVCILRNFLPSDEMLCRLTLLPTSLVPGMKVITWNGDHYFVKVANLWANRISSDSPQLSRTPVSSMNNATPLTHHVE; from the exons ATGGACGCCGTCGCGTTCCCTCCGCCCCCGGCGCCTTTCCGCGACGACGACGTCGATTTCGGCGATTTCACCTTCGCCACCAAACCAGCGCCCCAGCAGCCCCTCGCCGATCCCCGACCCGCCACCTTCGCCGCTTTCGATGACGACTGGGGCGACTTCGTGGCGAGCCCGATCGGATCCAACCAGGACGCGTCCGCGCAGCCCACGTCCACCGCTTCCTCCTGGGAGAGGCCGCGGGGcccgctccctctctctctgttcgGCGCCGATGACCACGTGGAGGATGGGCGGGAGGAGGAAGGACCGGCAGGGCCGCCGACGACGACCACGGCGCACCAGCGCGCCCCATCCTCCGCCGACGGGTCGAGGCCCGCGGATCTGAAggacctcatcgccggcctctaCGGATCTCAGCCGCCCTCCGCTGCCGGCGCTGTGGATGCGGGTGCACGGGAGGGGGCGGAGGATGACGACGGGTTCGGAGATGACGGTTGGGAATTCAAGGCGGCGACGGCCTCACCTGCCGGACAGGATGGAGGCGGACGAGCGCATGGGGATGGAATTGAAAAAATGGAG GATATAACAAGATCATTGGGCAGCGACCACGAAGACTGGTCATCGTTTACCAGTGTCGATGAAAAATCGAACCATGTTCAAACTACAGATCTTATTGGGACTCATGAGTCCACAGAAGAATGTGTGAAGGCCTCCAGGTGCTCTCCAGCTAGTAATGCAGCCATACTCAACCTGTACAAAGAAAGCGAACTGGCTGATGCTAATCACATTGCGCAAAGCTCTGCAGAAAGTGTGCAGAGTTCATCTGATTTGTTTTCTAACAATGAAATG AACTCTTCATTTGAAACAGATGAAAACCATTCGATTAGATCAACAAGTGATAGCAGTTTGATTGAATTTTACCATAGGCTGAGAGAAGAGTCCTTGACGGTAATATCCCGGCATATGAAGGATCTTAAG AAGAGTTCTATGCTCTTTGATGAAAACAGCAAAGCAACAGAAATTGGAAGGGAGATTCAG GAAATTTATgataaactaaaaaattattcacTGCCTGAAGGCTTTTGCACAGAGGAGTGTCCTTTGAGGGATGTATGTACCACAGAACTGGTTAACAGTATCAAAGACGAACATCTAAAGGATTTTGAGCAAGAATATCGTTTAGTAGAAAAGATAGCACGG GCAATGGAAGACACGAATGTGGCACTTGAACTTTACAAGCACAGTGTGTCCACCCTACATACCTTGGGACTAGCATCCAAAGAGGAGCAGTGTGATTATGTCGGTGCATGGTACAATATGCTTCTGTCCTGTGCTCAAGAATTGCACCATGGTGTAGCGCTTTGGCAACAATCTTGCCAAGCAAATGTCTGCAACCGAGTGATTTCCGAAG TGGCAATTATGTTGGTTTTTACAGGTGCACATAGCTTTATTGCGCTTGGGGAGATATATAGAGTTGCACAGATCCTGTATTTCTCCTTGCAGTGTTTCAAGCCTTGGGTTCTTGCAGATCCTGGAATGTTGAGTAAAATGTTGTCGTGTTTGGACAGCTGTAGTAATGCTTGGACTAGTGGTTTGGAAACGGCTCTTCAAATGGTTGCTGACAGCAATTGTGTAGATGCACCTGTTGCTAAAGCTCTCATGGAGTCCATCAAGAATATCAATGAACTTGAGGTGTGCATTCTTCGAAATTTTCTTCCCAGTGACGAGATGTTGTGTAGACTAACCCTCCTGCCAACGAGTCTTGTACCAG GAATGAAGGTGATCACGTGGAACGGTGACCACTATTTTGTAAAAGTTGCGAATTTGTGGGCAAATCGGATATCTTCTGATTCTCCCCAGCTGTCACGCACTCCTGTCTCTTCAATGAACAACGCAACACCACTTACCCATCATGTTGAATAA
- the LOC133905855 gene encoding uncharacterized protein LOC133905855 isoform X4: protein MDAVAFPPPPAPFRDDDVDFGDFTFATKPAPQQPLADPRPATFAAFDDDWGDFVASPIGSNQDASAQPTSTASSWERPRGPLPLSLFGADDHVEDGREEEGPAGPPTTTTAHQRAPSSADGSRPADLKDLIAGLYGSQPPSAAGAVDAGAREGAEDDDGFGDDGWEFKAATASPAGQDGGGRAHGDGIEKMEDITRSLGSDHEDWSSFTSVDEKSNHVQTTDLIGTHESTEECVKASRCSPASNAAILNLYKESELADANHIAQSSAESVQSSSDLFSNNEMNSSFETDENHSIRSTSDSSLIEFYHRLREESLTVISRHMKDLKETQKSSMLFDENSKATEIGREIQEIYDKLKNYSLPEGFCTEECPLRDVCTTELVNSIKDEHLKDFEQEYRLVEKIARAMEDTNVALELYKHSVSTLHTLGLASKEEQCDYVGAWYNMLLSCAQELHHGVALWQQSCQANVCNRVISEGAHSFIALGEIYRVAQILYFSLQCFKPWVLADPGMLSKMLSCLDSCSNAWTSGLETALQMVADSNCVDAPVAKALMESIKNINELEVCILRNFLPSDEMLCRLTLLPTSLVPGMKVITWNGDHYFVKVANLWANRISSDSPQLSRTPVSSMNNATPLTHHVE, encoded by the exons ATGGACGCCGTCGCGTTCCCTCCGCCCCCGGCGCCTTTCCGCGACGACGACGTCGATTTCGGCGATTTCACCTTCGCCACCAAACCAGCGCCCCAGCAGCCCCTCGCCGATCCCCGACCCGCCACCTTCGCCGCTTTCGATGACGACTGGGGCGACTTCGTGGCGAGCCCGATCGGATCCAACCAGGACGCGTCCGCGCAGCCCACGTCCACCGCTTCCTCCTGGGAGAGGCCGCGGGGcccgctccctctctctctgttcgGCGCCGATGACCACGTGGAGGATGGGCGGGAGGAGGAAGGACCGGCAGGGCCGCCGACGACGACCACGGCGCACCAGCGCGCCCCATCCTCCGCCGACGGGTCGAGGCCCGCGGATCTGAAggacctcatcgccggcctctaCGGATCTCAGCCGCCCTCCGCTGCCGGCGCTGTGGATGCGGGTGCACGGGAGGGGGCGGAGGATGACGACGGGTTCGGAGATGACGGTTGGGAATTCAAGGCGGCGACGGCCTCACCTGCCGGACAGGATGGAGGCGGACGAGCGCATGGGGATGGAATTGAAAAAATGGAG GATATAACAAGATCATTGGGCAGCGACCACGAAGACTGGTCATCGTTTACCAGTGTCGATGAAAAATCGAACCATGTTCAAACTACAGATCTTATTGGGACTCATGAGTCCACAGAAGAATGTGTGAAGGCCTCCAGGTGCTCTCCAGCTAGTAATGCAGCCATACTCAACCTGTACAAAGAAAGCGAACTGGCTGATGCTAATCACATTGCGCAAAGCTCTGCAGAAAGTGTGCAGAGTTCATCTGATTTGTTTTCTAACAATGAAATG AACTCTTCATTTGAAACAGATGAAAACCATTCGATTAGATCAACAAGTGATAGCAGTTTGATTGAATTTTACCATAGGCTGAGAGAAGAGTCCTTGACGGTAATATCCCGGCATATGAAGGATCTTAAG GAAACACAGAAGAGTTCTATGCTCTTTGATGAAAACAGCAAAGCAACAGAAATTGGAAGGGAGATTCAG GAAATTTATgataaactaaaaaattattcacTGCCTGAAGGCTTTTGCACAGAGGAGTGTCCTTTGAGGGATGTATGTACCACAGAACTGGTTAACAGTATCAAAGACGAACATCTAAAGGATTTTGAGCAAGAATATCGTTTAGTAGAAAAGATAGCACGG GCAATGGAAGACACGAATGTGGCACTTGAACTTTACAAGCACAGTGTGTCCACCCTACATACCTTGGGACTAGCATCCAAAGAGGAGCAGTGTGATTATGTCGGTGCATGGTACAATATGCTTCTGTCCTGTGCTCAAGAATTGCACCATGGTGTAGCGCTTTGGCAACAATCTTGCCAAGCAAATGTCTGCAACCGAGTGATTTCCGAAG GTGCACATAGCTTTATTGCGCTTGGGGAGATATATAGAGTTGCACAGATCCTGTATTTCTCCTTGCAGTGTTTCAAGCCTTGGGTTCTTGCAGATCCTGGAATGTTGAGTAAAATGTTGTCGTGTTTGGACAGCTGTAGTAATGCTTGGACTAGTGGTTTGGAAACGGCTCTTCAAATGGTTGCTGACAGCAATTGTGTAGATGCACCTGTTGCTAAAGCTCTCATGGAGTCCATCAAGAATATCAATGAACTTGAGGTGTGCATTCTTCGAAATTTTCTTCCCAGTGACGAGATGTTGTGTAGACTAACCCTCCTGCCAACGAGTCTTGTACCAG GAATGAAGGTGATCACGTGGAACGGTGACCACTATTTTGTAAAAGTTGCGAATTTGTGGGCAAATCGGATATCTTCTGATTCTCCCCAGCTGTCACGCACTCCTGTCTCTTCAATGAACAACGCAACACCACTTACCCATCATGTTGAATAA
- the LOC133905855 gene encoding uncharacterized protein LOC133905855 isoform X1 translates to MDAVAFPPPPAPFRDDDVDFGDFTFATKPAPQQPLADPRPATFAAFDDDWGDFVASPIGSNQDASAQPTSTASSWERPRGPLPLSLFGADDHVEDGREEEGPAGPPTTTTAHQRAPSSADGSRPADLKDLIAGLYGSQPPSAAGAVDAGAREGAEDDDGFGDDGWEFKAATASPAGQDGGGRAHGDGIEKMEDITRSLGSDHEDWSSFTSVDEKSNHVQTTDLIGTHESTEECVKASRCSPASNAAILNLYKESELADANHIAQSSAESVQSSSDLFSNNEMNSSFETDENHSIRSTSDSSLIEFYHRLREESLTVISRHMKDLKETQKSSMLFDENSKATEIGREIQEIYDKLKNYSLPEGFCTEECPLRDVCTTELVNSIKDEHLKDFEQEYRLVEKIARAMEDTNVALELYKHSVSTLHTLGLASKEEQCDYVGAWYNMLLSCAQELHHGVALWQQSCQANVCNRVISEVAIMLVFTGAHSFIALGEIYRVAQILYFSLQCFKPWVLADPGMLSKMLSCLDSCSNAWTSGLETALQMVADSNCVDAPVAKALMESIKNINELEVCILRNFLPSDEMLCRLTLLPTSLVPGMKVITWNGDHYFVKVANLWANRISSDSPQLSRTPVSSMNNATPLTHHVE, encoded by the exons ATGGACGCCGTCGCGTTCCCTCCGCCCCCGGCGCCTTTCCGCGACGACGACGTCGATTTCGGCGATTTCACCTTCGCCACCAAACCAGCGCCCCAGCAGCCCCTCGCCGATCCCCGACCCGCCACCTTCGCCGCTTTCGATGACGACTGGGGCGACTTCGTGGCGAGCCCGATCGGATCCAACCAGGACGCGTCCGCGCAGCCCACGTCCACCGCTTCCTCCTGGGAGAGGCCGCGGGGcccgctccctctctctctgttcgGCGCCGATGACCACGTGGAGGATGGGCGGGAGGAGGAAGGACCGGCAGGGCCGCCGACGACGACCACGGCGCACCAGCGCGCCCCATCCTCCGCCGACGGGTCGAGGCCCGCGGATCTGAAggacctcatcgccggcctctaCGGATCTCAGCCGCCCTCCGCTGCCGGCGCTGTGGATGCGGGTGCACGGGAGGGGGCGGAGGATGACGACGGGTTCGGAGATGACGGTTGGGAATTCAAGGCGGCGACGGCCTCACCTGCCGGACAGGATGGAGGCGGACGAGCGCATGGGGATGGAATTGAAAAAATGGAG GATATAACAAGATCATTGGGCAGCGACCACGAAGACTGGTCATCGTTTACCAGTGTCGATGAAAAATCGAACCATGTTCAAACTACAGATCTTATTGGGACTCATGAGTCCACAGAAGAATGTGTGAAGGCCTCCAGGTGCTCTCCAGCTAGTAATGCAGCCATACTCAACCTGTACAAAGAAAGCGAACTGGCTGATGCTAATCACATTGCGCAAAGCTCTGCAGAAAGTGTGCAGAGTTCATCTGATTTGTTTTCTAACAATGAAATG AACTCTTCATTTGAAACAGATGAAAACCATTCGATTAGATCAACAAGTGATAGCAGTTTGATTGAATTTTACCATAGGCTGAGAGAAGAGTCCTTGACGGTAATATCCCGGCATATGAAGGATCTTAAG GAAACACAGAAGAGTTCTATGCTCTTTGATGAAAACAGCAAAGCAACAGAAATTGGAAGGGAGATTCAG GAAATTTATgataaactaaaaaattattcacTGCCTGAAGGCTTTTGCACAGAGGAGTGTCCTTTGAGGGATGTATGTACCACAGAACTGGTTAACAGTATCAAAGACGAACATCTAAAGGATTTTGAGCAAGAATATCGTTTAGTAGAAAAGATAGCACGG GCAATGGAAGACACGAATGTGGCACTTGAACTTTACAAGCACAGTGTGTCCACCCTACATACCTTGGGACTAGCATCCAAAGAGGAGCAGTGTGATTATGTCGGTGCATGGTACAATATGCTTCTGTCCTGTGCTCAAGAATTGCACCATGGTGTAGCGCTTTGGCAACAATCTTGCCAAGCAAATGTCTGCAACCGAGTGATTTCCGAAG TGGCAATTATGTTGGTTTTTACAGGTGCACATAGCTTTATTGCGCTTGGGGAGATATATAGAGTTGCACAGATCCTGTATTTCTCCTTGCAGTGTTTCAAGCCTTGGGTTCTTGCAGATCCTGGAATGTTGAGTAAAATGTTGTCGTGTTTGGACAGCTGTAGTAATGCTTGGACTAGTGGTTTGGAAACGGCTCTTCAAATGGTTGCTGACAGCAATTGTGTAGATGCACCTGTTGCTAAAGCTCTCATGGAGTCCATCAAGAATATCAATGAACTTGAGGTGTGCATTCTTCGAAATTTTCTTCCCAGTGACGAGATGTTGTGTAGACTAACCCTCCTGCCAACGAGTCTTGTACCAG GAATGAAGGTGATCACGTGGAACGGTGACCACTATTTTGTAAAAGTTGCGAATTTGTGGGCAAATCGGATATCTTCTGATTCTCCCCAGCTGTCACGCACTCCTGTCTCTTCAATGAACAACGCAACACCACTTACCCATCATGTTGAATAA
- the LOC133905855 gene encoding uncharacterized protein LOC133905855 isoform X2 encodes MDAVAFPPPPAPFRDDDVDFGDFTFATKPAPQQPLADPRPATFAAFDDDWGDFVASPIGSNQDASAQPTSTASSWERPRGPLPLSLFGADDHVEDGREEEGPAGPPTTTTAHQRAPSSADGSRPADLKDLIAGLYGSQPPSAAGAVDAGAREGAEDDDGFGDDGWEFKAATASPAGQDGGGRAHGDGIEKMEDITRSLGSDHEDWSSFTSVDEKSNHVQTTDLIGTHESTEECVKASRCSPASNAAILNLYKESELADANHIAQSSAESVQSSSDLFSNNEMNSSFETDENHSIRSTSDSSLIEFYHRLREESLTVISRHMKDLKETQKSSMLFDENSKATEIGREIQEIYDKLKNYSLPEGFCTEECPLRDVCTTELVNSIKDEHLKDFEQEYRLVEKIARAMEDTNVALELYKHSVSTLHTLGLASKEEQCDYVGAWYNMLLSCAQELHHGVALWQQSCQANVCNRVISEGTNILTSAHSFIALGEIYRVAQILYFSLQCFKPWVLADPGMLSKMLSCLDSCSNAWTSGLETALQMVADSNCVDAPVAKALMESIKNINELEVCILRNFLPSDEMLCRLTLLPTSLVPGMKVITWNGDHYFVKVANLWANRISSDSPQLSRTPVSSMNNATPLTHHVE; translated from the exons ATGGACGCCGTCGCGTTCCCTCCGCCCCCGGCGCCTTTCCGCGACGACGACGTCGATTTCGGCGATTTCACCTTCGCCACCAAACCAGCGCCCCAGCAGCCCCTCGCCGATCCCCGACCCGCCACCTTCGCCGCTTTCGATGACGACTGGGGCGACTTCGTGGCGAGCCCGATCGGATCCAACCAGGACGCGTCCGCGCAGCCCACGTCCACCGCTTCCTCCTGGGAGAGGCCGCGGGGcccgctccctctctctctgttcgGCGCCGATGACCACGTGGAGGATGGGCGGGAGGAGGAAGGACCGGCAGGGCCGCCGACGACGACCACGGCGCACCAGCGCGCCCCATCCTCCGCCGACGGGTCGAGGCCCGCGGATCTGAAggacctcatcgccggcctctaCGGATCTCAGCCGCCCTCCGCTGCCGGCGCTGTGGATGCGGGTGCACGGGAGGGGGCGGAGGATGACGACGGGTTCGGAGATGACGGTTGGGAATTCAAGGCGGCGACGGCCTCACCTGCCGGACAGGATGGAGGCGGACGAGCGCATGGGGATGGAATTGAAAAAATGGAG GATATAACAAGATCATTGGGCAGCGACCACGAAGACTGGTCATCGTTTACCAGTGTCGATGAAAAATCGAACCATGTTCAAACTACAGATCTTATTGGGACTCATGAGTCCACAGAAGAATGTGTGAAGGCCTCCAGGTGCTCTCCAGCTAGTAATGCAGCCATACTCAACCTGTACAAAGAAAGCGAACTGGCTGATGCTAATCACATTGCGCAAAGCTCTGCAGAAAGTGTGCAGAGTTCATCTGATTTGTTTTCTAACAATGAAATG AACTCTTCATTTGAAACAGATGAAAACCATTCGATTAGATCAACAAGTGATAGCAGTTTGATTGAATTTTACCATAGGCTGAGAGAAGAGTCCTTGACGGTAATATCCCGGCATATGAAGGATCTTAAG GAAACACAGAAGAGTTCTATGCTCTTTGATGAAAACAGCAAAGCAACAGAAATTGGAAGGGAGATTCAG GAAATTTATgataaactaaaaaattattcacTGCCTGAAGGCTTTTGCACAGAGGAGTGTCCTTTGAGGGATGTATGTACCACAGAACTGGTTAACAGTATCAAAGACGAACATCTAAAGGATTTTGAGCAAGAATATCGTTTAGTAGAAAAGATAGCACGG GCAATGGAAGACACGAATGTGGCACTTGAACTTTACAAGCACAGTGTGTCCACCCTACATACCTTGGGACTAGCATCCAAAGAGGAGCAGTGTGATTATGTCGGTGCATGGTACAATATGCTTCTGTCCTGTGCTCAAGAATTGCACCATGGTGTAGCGCTTTGGCAACAATCTTGCCAAGCAAATGTCTGCAACCGAGTGATTTCCGAAGGTACAAATATTTTGACCA GTGCACATAGCTTTATTGCGCTTGGGGAGATATATAGAGTTGCACAGATCCTGTATTTCTCCTTGCAGTGTTTCAAGCCTTGGGTTCTTGCAGATCCTGGAATGTTGAGTAAAATGTTGTCGTGTTTGGACAGCTGTAGTAATGCTTGGACTAGTGGTTTGGAAACGGCTCTTCAAATGGTTGCTGACAGCAATTGTGTAGATGCACCTGTTGCTAAAGCTCTCATGGAGTCCATCAAGAATATCAATGAACTTGAGGTGTGCATTCTTCGAAATTTTCTTCCCAGTGACGAGATGTTGTGTAGACTAACCCTCCTGCCAACGAGTCTTGTACCAG GAATGAAGGTGATCACGTGGAACGGTGACCACTATTTTGTAAAAGTTGCGAATTTGTGGGCAAATCGGATATCTTCTGATTCTCCCCAGCTGTCACGCACTCCTGTCTCTTCAATGAACAACGCAACACCACTTACCCATCATGTTGAATAA